The following coding sequences are from one Epinephelus fuscoguttatus linkage group LG5, E.fuscoguttatus.final_Chr_v1 window:
- the LOC125889341 gene encoding claudin-3-like, with amino-acid sequence MSIGLELIGISLCILGWIIAIVACALPMWRVTAFIGSNIVTAQIIWEGLWMTCVVQSTGQMQCKVYDSMLALSQDLQAARALTVISILLAILAVLIAIAGAKCTNCIDDEASKAKVMIISGVFFIVSGVMQLIPVSWSANTIIRDFYNPLLTDAQRRELGAALYIGWAAAALLVLGGALLCCSCPPRETRYNPSRMAYSAPRSAGGPGLERKDYV; translated from the coding sequence ATGTCTATAGGGCTGGAGTTGATAGGTATCTCCCTGTGTATTCTGGGATGGATTATTGCCATCGTGGCGTGCGCTCTTCCCATGTGGAGGGTGACGGCCTTCATCGGCAGCAACATTGTGACGGCTCAGATCATCTGGGAGGGCCTGTGGATGACTTGCGTGGTCCAGAGCACAGGCCAGATGCAGTGTAAGGTCTATGACTCTATGCTCGCCCTCTCTCAAGACCTCCAAGCAGCCCGCGCCCTCACCGTTATCTCCATCCTGTTGGCCATCCTGGCGGTGCTCATTGCCATCGCAGGGGCCAAGTGCACCAACTGCATTGACGACGAGGCATCCAAGGCCAAGGTGATGATCATCTCTGGGGTCTTCTTCATTGTTTCTGGGGTCATGCAGCTCATTCCTGTCTCCTGGTCGGCCAACACCATAATCAGGGACTTCTACAACCCTCTACTTACTGATGCTCAGCGGAGGGAGCTGGGGGCTGCACTGTACATTGGCTGGGCGGCTGCTGCCCTCCTGGTTCTTGGTGGcgcactgctctgctgctcctgtcCACCCCGTGAGACCAGATACAACCCCTCTCGAATGGCTTACTCTGCCCCACGGTCAGCAGGGGGCCCGGGGTTAGAAAGAAAAGACTATGTATGA
- the LOC125889340 gene encoding claudin-3-like, whose amino-acid sequence MPSVGLEILGVTLAVLGWISAIVSCALPMWRVSAFIGVNIVTAQTTWEGIWMNCVVQSTGQMQCKIHDSMLALSADLQAARALTVISIVLGIMGLLVAIVGAKCTNCLSEDSAKVRVMIGAGVSFILASLTQLIPVSWSAHTIIMEFYNPLTPEAQKREIGAALYLGWAAASFLLIGGGILCSSCPPQPEKRYGPPSKMVYSQTRSLAPSGYDRRDYV is encoded by the coding sequence ATGCCTTCAGTGGGACTGGAGATTCTTGGGGTGACTCTGGCTGTCCTGGGATGGATCTCAGCCATTGTATCCTGTGCCTTGCCCATGTGGCGAGTGTCAGCTTTCATTGGGGTGAACATCGTCACAGCGCAGACCACCTGGGAAGGCATCTGGATGAACTGCGTGGTCCAGAGCACAGGTCAGATGCAGTGTAAAATCCATGACTCCATGTTGGCGCTGAGCGCAGATCTTCAGGCTGCCCGCGCCCTCACTGTCATCTCCATCGTGTTGGGCATCATGGGACTCCTGGTGGCCATAGTGGGGGCAAAATGCACAAACTGTTTGTCTGAAGACTCAGCTAAGGTTCGGGTGATGATAGGCGCTGGGGTGTCCTTCATCCTGGCATCTCTGACCCAGCTGATCCCTGTGTCGTGGTCTGCCCATACTATCATCATGGAGTTCTACAATCCATTGACACCTGAGGCACAGAAGAGGGAGATAGGTGCAGCTCTGTACCTGGGCTGGGCTGCAGCTTCATTTCTGCTCATTGGAGGGGGCATCCTCTGCTCCAGTTGCCCCCCACAACCTGAGAAAAGGTACGGGCCTCCATCGAAGATGGTGTACTCCCAAACTAGGTCGCTTGCCCCAAGTGGTTATGATAGGAGAGACTATGTCTGA
- the LOC125889339 gene encoding claudin-9 — protein sequence MYSAGLEILGMILAVAGWLGVMVSCGLPMWRVAAYIGQNIVISQVIWEGLWMNCSVQSTGQMHCRVHDSMLGLPVDLQAARALVIVSMVLCIVGIGLSVAGAKCTNCSRDVSSKPRLVVSAGVTFVVAGLLLLVAVSWTAHAIVMGFYDPLLEETGKREFGNALYFGWASSCLLILGGALLCCSCPSTAATAPSGGSSMAPRVDYSAVKVMSVNGYPRRDYV from the coding sequence ATGTACTCTGCAGGCTTGGAGATCCTCGGGATGATCCTGGCCGTGGCCGGCTGGCTGGGGGTGATGGTGTCCTGCGGCTTGCCCATGTGGCGGGTGGCTGCCTACATCGGTCAGAACATTGTCATCTCCCAGGTGATCTGGGAAGGCTTGTGGATGAACTGTTCCGTGCAGAGCACCGGTCAGATGCACTGCAGGGTGCACGACTCCATGCTGGGGTTGCCAGTGGACTTGCAAGCAGCTCGTGCCTTGGTCATTGTCTCTATGGTGCTGTGCATCGTGGGAATTGGTCTGTCAGTGGCTGGTGCCAAGTGCACCAACTGTAGCCGGGATGTGAGCAGTAAACCGCGTCTTGTGGTGTCTGCTGGAGTAACCTTCGTGGTAGctggactgctgctgctggtggctgTGTCCTGGACAGCACACGCCATCGTCATGGGCTTCTATGACCCGCTGCTGGAGGAGACAGGGAAGAGGGAGTTTGGTAATGCTCTGTACTTTGGCTGGGCTTCCTCCTGCCTCCTCATCCTAGGGGGAGCCCTGCTCTGTTGCTCCTGCCCATCCACAGCAGCTACAGCACCGAGTGGTGGTAGCTCCATGGCTCCCCGGGTGGACTACTCGGCTGTCAAGGTTATGTCAGTCAATGGCTACCCCAGAAGAGACTATGTATGA